A section of the Rhipicephalus sanguineus isolate Rsan-2018 chromosome 11, BIME_Rsan_1.4, whole genome shotgun sequence genome encodes:
- the LOC125756434 gene encoding salivary cystatin-L2-like, protein MAAIKSTCGALLLGVWAVLLLGICYADSDEMDDFKEQKPDGSPTYLKMAHFAVSTQTKGKKVYDTVVNLTSVATLVRKNETTYDLDFNTAPSNCTIGKDAYSAEKCLPTGPTTVVEPKPES, encoded by the exons ATGGCAGCGATCAAGTCGACCTGCGGTGCTCTGCTCCTTGGGGTGTGGGCTGTCCTTCTCCTCGGCATCTGCTACGCCGATTCAGATGAGATGGACGACTTTAAAGAGCAGAAGCCGGATGGGAGCCCCACGTACCTGAAGATGGCCCACTTCGCGGTGTCCACGCAAACGAAGGGCAAGAAGGTGTACGACACGGTTGTCAATCTCACAAGTGTCGCCACTCTG GTTCGTAAAAACGAAACCACCTACGATCTCGACTTCAACACGGCACCGTCAAACTGCACGATCGGTAAAGATGCTTATTCGGCGGAGAAGTGCCTTCCTACCGGACCG ACGACAGTCGTGGAGCCAAAACCAGAGAGCTGA